The Nitrospirales bacterium genome includes a window with the following:
- the glnA gene encoding type I glutamate--ammonia ligase, producing the protein MTPREVLDFAKKNKVEMVDLKFVDLMGTWQHFSIPTSELSLDLFKEGSGFDGSSIRGWRAIQNSDMLLVPDPSTASLDPFTEIPTLSMIGNVEDPITRQGYERDPRFIAQKAEKYLQSTKIGDTSYWGPEAEFFIFDHVSYDQNAHSGFYFIDSDEGVWNSGDEGNNLGSRPRHKEGYFPVSPTDSQQDIRSEMVREMEKAGIHVEKHHHEVATGGQGEIDLRFDTLVSMADKMMMYKYIVKNVARRHGKTATFMPKPLFGDNGTGMHTHQSIWKDKKPTFAGKDYAGVSQQCLYYIGGILKHAKALAAFTNPSTNSYKRLTPGFEAPTLLAYSSRNRSAGIRIPMYSPNPKAKRIEVRFPDPSSNMYLAFSAMLMAGLDGIQNKIHPGEPMDKNLYDLEPEEASNIPTLPVSLEEAINSLEEDHQFLLKGGVFSEDLIEAWVGYKRDHEIAPVRIRPHPYEFFMYYDV; encoded by the coding sequence ATGACCCCGCGTGAGGTACTGGATTTTGCCAAGAAGAACAAGGTCGAGATGGTAGATTTGAAGTTCGTAGACTTAATGGGTACCTGGCAGCATTTTTCCATCCCGACATCCGAACTTTCTCTGGATCTGTTTAAAGAAGGATCGGGGTTTGACGGATCCTCCATAAGGGGATGGAGGGCGATTCAAAATAGCGATATGTTGTTGGTCCCGGACCCATCAACCGCCAGCTTGGATCCATTTACTGAAATTCCAACTCTCTCCATGATCGGGAATGTGGAAGATCCGATCACACGGCAGGGGTATGAGCGTGATCCAAGGTTTATCGCTCAAAAAGCTGAAAAATACCTCCAAAGCACGAAGATTGGCGATACCTCGTATTGGGGCCCCGAGGCGGAATTTTTTATTTTTGATCATGTCAGTTACGATCAAAATGCGCATTCCGGTTTCTATTTCATCGATTCGGACGAAGGGGTGTGGAATTCTGGCGATGAAGGGAATAATCTGGGGTCACGACCTCGTCACAAAGAAGGCTATTTTCCGGTCTCGCCGACTGATTCGCAACAGGATATCCGATCGGAAATGGTTCGGGAGATGGAGAAAGCTGGCATCCACGTCGAAAAACACCATCACGAAGTGGCCACCGGAGGACAGGGGGAAATCGACCTTCGCTTTGACACCCTCGTGAGCATGGCCGACAAAATGATGATGTATAAGTACATCGTGAAAAACGTGGCGCGGCGGCATGGAAAGACGGCAACGTTCATGCCCAAGCCCCTGTTTGGTGATAACGGGACGGGGATGCATACCCATCAAAGTATTTGGAAGGATAAGAAGCCGACTTTCGCGGGGAAAGATTATGCTGGAGTGTCGCAACAATGTTTGTACTATATTGGTGGGATCTTGAAGCACGCTAAGGCGCTTGCCGCATTCACGAATCCTTCGACGAATTCGTATAAGCGATTGACTCCTGGGTTCGAGGCGCCGACATTATTGGCCTATTCCAGTCGGAATCGGTCGGCCGGCATACGAATTCCAATGTATTCGCCGAATCCCAAGGCCAAACGTATTGAAGTTCGATTCCCTGATCCTTCCAGTAATATGTACCTGGCCTTCAGCGCCATGCTCATGGCGGGACTTGATGGGATCCAAAATAAGATCCACCCCGGTGAGCCGATGGATAAAAATCTCTACGATTTGGAACCGGAAGAAGCCAGCAATATTCCCACGCTTCCGGTGAGCCTGGAAGAAGCGATCAATAGCCTTGAAGAGGACCATCAGTTCTTGCTCAAGGGCGGTGTCTTTAGTGAAGACCTGATCGAAGCCTGGGTTGGGTACAAACGAGATCATGAGATCGCTCCGGTGCGTATTCGGCCGCATCCCTATGAATTCTTCATGTACTACGATGTGTAG